One genomic segment of Syngnathus acus chromosome 1, fSynAcu1.2, whole genome shotgun sequence includes these proteins:
- the si:dkey-237i9.8 gene encoding platelet endothelial cell adhesion molecule isoform X8, producing MGRFLLLLSCTLVSNYLHPWRGTNAQTMFTIRDISISLEPGSDVTRGTNVTVRCQALVSSSGTGLLSREYTIFKDGVTVYTKTTSSSGDLLYRLPDARVSNAGKYKCKINIKGKQVTSEAKKLTVTGLSAPLLHLNNAVVSEGEELTARCTAPGETGSIIFYFYDDAKEILEDRVNSNLSEVKLRFNTVGIHKMYCAYTVLVTPNSFRSDKSNTVTISVRELSITPVLEIFPYSNIYEGDTIDITCTIRNLMPDMHGNVHLYLSRGTQLLSRGDTNVNHSMIALAKDSEEFECRLEMGNVVKVDTKKILVTELFSVPTLSMSPSEVFQRDHMTLSCRSDSFASERLHRDELTYSLDPPESLLLPKSSGVFSGKALLYEFNYTCIAQAKGIRKYSKPLTVIPKVTVSTPRITVVGRAVLGRPIKVLCQSDIGSLPINYTLLKDYEILSTASVKMPFEQALFTVTIHQPDEINKLMCEAMNSPKEPPLSKRLEATVVVPLSHPTLTVIPVLPEIAEGDHLFLICGVKGTPPITFKWYRDGSNNPIFTTTSDKNNTDYQIQALAKGDTGTYYCEAINHANNVVRSAPVTIEVRLALWKKAVIVGFCLLMVSVLVVVIVLCFRSKRGKREAAAELSVRSGTL from the exons TGTTCACTATAAGGGACATCAGTATATCTCTTGAGCCCGGGTCCGATGTGACGCGGGGCACCAATGTGACTGTGCGCTGTCAGGCATTGGTCAGCAGCTCAGGCACAGGGCTGCTGAGTCGCGAATACACAATCTTCAAGGATGGCGTCACCGTGTACACAAAGACAACCAGCAGCTCTGGTGATCTCCTGTACCGCCTTCCTGATGCCCGCGTGTCCAACGCGGGCAAATACAAGTGTAAGATCAACATCAAAGGCAAGCAGGTGACCAGTGAGGCCAAGAAACTCACAGTCACGG GCTTGTCTGCACCCCTGCTTCATTTGAACAACGCTGTTGTCAGTGAGGGGGAGGAGTTAACAGCCAGATGCACAGCGCCAGGAGAAACGGGTTCGAtcattttctatttctatGATGATGCCAAGGAGATCCTAGAGGATAGGGTCAACTCCAACCTGTCTGAAGTCAAGCTTCGCTTCAACACTGTTGGCATCCACAAGATGTACTGTGCCTACACCGTCCTGGTGACACCGAATTCCTTCAGGTCGGACAAAAGCAACACTGTCACCATTTCGGTCAGAG AACTTTCCATTACGCCAGTTTTGGAGATTTTCCCTTACAGCAATATCTATGAAGGAGACACAATTGACATCACGTGCACCATCAGAAACCTCATGCCCGACATGCACGGAAACGTTCACCTCTACCTGAGTCGCGGGACCCAGCTTCTCAGCAGGGGGGACACCAATGTCAACCACAGCATGATCGCCTTGGCTAAGGACTCTGAGGAGTTCGAGTGTAGACTGGAGATGGGAAATGTTGTGAAGGTTGATacaaaaaagattttggtgACTG AGCTGTTTTCAGTGCCTACGCTCTCAATGTCACCAAGCGAAGTCTTTCAAAGAGACCACATGACACTGAGCTGCAGAAGTGACAGCTTCGCTTCAGAGAGGCTCCACAGGGACGAGTTAACTTATAGTTTGGATCCGCCAGAGAGTCTCCTGCTCCCAAAGAGCTCCGGCGTGTTTTCTGGCAAAGCTCTGCTCTACGAATTCAACTACACTTGCATCGCTCAAGCCAAGGGCATCAGGAAATATAGCAAACCTTTGACTGTCATTCCTAAAG TAACTGTATCAACACCAAGGATCACGGTGGTTGGCAGAGCGGTGTTGGGACGTCCAATTAAGGTCCTGTGTCAGTCGGACATCGGCAGCCTGCCCATAAACTACACTTTACTGAAAGACTACGAGATTCTGAGCACAGCCAGTGTCAAAATGCCTTTTGAACAGGCTCTGTTCACCGTCACCATCCACCAGCCTGATGAAATCAACAAGTTGATGTGTGAGGCCATGAACAGTCCGAAGGAACCGCCACTCAGCAAAAGATTGGAGGCTACTGTTGTTG TACCTCTGTCTCATCCGACCCTCACGGTCATCCCCGTCTTGCCGGAAATTGCAGAGGGAGATCATCTCTTCCTGATCTGTGGTGTGAAAGGCACCCCGCCCATCACCTTTAAGTGGTATCGAGACGGCAGCAACAACCCGATCTTTACCACCACCTCAGACAAGAACAATACAGACTACCAGATTCAAGCTCTGGCCAAAGGTGACACTGGCACCTACTACTGTGAGGCCATCAATCACGCCAACAATGTGGTCCGCAGTGCACCAGTCACCATAGAAG TGCGCTTAGCCCTCTGGAAGAAAGCGGTTATTGTGGGCTTCTGTCTGCTGATGGTGTCTgtgctggtggtggtgattGTGCTGTGCTTCAGGTCCAAGAGAG GTAAAAGGGAAGCAGCTGCTGAATTGTCAGT ACGGAGCGGCACACTATGA
- the si:dkey-237i9.8 gene encoding platelet endothelial cell adhesion molecule isoform X7, with the protein MGRFLLLLSCTLVSNYLHPWRGTNAQTMFTIRDISISLEPGSDVTRGTNVTVRCQALVSSSGTGLLSREYTIFKDGVTVYTKTTSSSGDLLYRLPDARVSNAGKYKCKINIKGKQVTSEAKKLTVTGLSAPLLHLNNAVVSEGEELTARCTAPGETGSIIFYFYDDAKEILEDRVNSNLSEVKLRFNTVGIHKMYCAYTVLVTPNSFRSDKSNTVTISVRELSITPVLEIFPYSNIYEGDTIDITCTIRNLMPDMHGNVHLYLSRGTQLLSRGDTNVNHSMIALAKDSEEFECRLEMGNVVKVDTKKILVTELFSVPTLSMSPSEVFQRDHMTLSCRSDSFASERLHRDELTYSLDPPESLLLPKSSGVFSGKALLYEFNYTCIAQAKGIRKYSKPLTVIPKVTVSTPRITVVGRAVLGRPIKVLCQSDIGSLPINYTLLKDYEILSTASVKMPFEQALFTVTIHQPDEINKLMCEAMNSPKEPPLSKRLEATVVVPLSHPTLTVIPVLPEIAEGDHLFLICGVKGTPPITFKWYRDGSNNPIFTTTSDKNNTDYQIQALAKGDTGTYYCEAINHANNVVRSAPVTIEVRLALWKKAVIVGFCLLMVSVLVVVIVLCFRSKRGKREAAAELSVLRALNQMTL; encoded by the exons TGTTCACTATAAGGGACATCAGTATATCTCTTGAGCCCGGGTCCGATGTGACGCGGGGCACCAATGTGACTGTGCGCTGTCAGGCATTGGTCAGCAGCTCAGGCACAGGGCTGCTGAGTCGCGAATACACAATCTTCAAGGATGGCGTCACCGTGTACACAAAGACAACCAGCAGCTCTGGTGATCTCCTGTACCGCCTTCCTGATGCCCGCGTGTCCAACGCGGGCAAATACAAGTGTAAGATCAACATCAAAGGCAAGCAGGTGACCAGTGAGGCCAAGAAACTCACAGTCACGG GCTTGTCTGCACCCCTGCTTCATTTGAACAACGCTGTTGTCAGTGAGGGGGAGGAGTTAACAGCCAGATGCACAGCGCCAGGAGAAACGGGTTCGAtcattttctatttctatGATGATGCCAAGGAGATCCTAGAGGATAGGGTCAACTCCAACCTGTCTGAAGTCAAGCTTCGCTTCAACACTGTTGGCATCCACAAGATGTACTGTGCCTACACCGTCCTGGTGACACCGAATTCCTTCAGGTCGGACAAAAGCAACACTGTCACCATTTCGGTCAGAG AACTTTCCATTACGCCAGTTTTGGAGATTTTCCCTTACAGCAATATCTATGAAGGAGACACAATTGACATCACGTGCACCATCAGAAACCTCATGCCCGACATGCACGGAAACGTTCACCTCTACCTGAGTCGCGGGACCCAGCTTCTCAGCAGGGGGGACACCAATGTCAACCACAGCATGATCGCCTTGGCTAAGGACTCTGAGGAGTTCGAGTGTAGACTGGAGATGGGAAATGTTGTGAAGGTTGATacaaaaaagattttggtgACTG AGCTGTTTTCAGTGCCTACGCTCTCAATGTCACCAAGCGAAGTCTTTCAAAGAGACCACATGACACTGAGCTGCAGAAGTGACAGCTTCGCTTCAGAGAGGCTCCACAGGGACGAGTTAACTTATAGTTTGGATCCGCCAGAGAGTCTCCTGCTCCCAAAGAGCTCCGGCGTGTTTTCTGGCAAAGCTCTGCTCTACGAATTCAACTACACTTGCATCGCTCAAGCCAAGGGCATCAGGAAATATAGCAAACCTTTGACTGTCATTCCTAAAG TAACTGTATCAACACCAAGGATCACGGTGGTTGGCAGAGCGGTGTTGGGACGTCCAATTAAGGTCCTGTGTCAGTCGGACATCGGCAGCCTGCCCATAAACTACACTTTACTGAAAGACTACGAGATTCTGAGCACAGCCAGTGTCAAAATGCCTTTTGAACAGGCTCTGTTCACCGTCACCATCCACCAGCCTGATGAAATCAACAAGTTGATGTGTGAGGCCATGAACAGTCCGAAGGAACCGCCACTCAGCAAAAGATTGGAGGCTACTGTTGTTG TACCTCTGTCTCATCCGACCCTCACGGTCATCCCCGTCTTGCCGGAAATTGCAGAGGGAGATCATCTCTTCCTGATCTGTGGTGTGAAAGGCACCCCGCCCATCACCTTTAAGTGGTATCGAGACGGCAGCAACAACCCGATCTTTACCACCACCTCAGACAAGAACAATACAGACTACCAGATTCAAGCTCTGGCCAAAGGTGACACTGGCACCTACTACTGTGAGGCCATCAATCACGCCAACAATGTGGTCCGCAGTGCACCAGTCACCATAGAAG TGCGCTTAGCCCTCTGGAAGAAAGCGGTTATTGTGGGCTTCTGTCTGCTGATGGTGTCTgtgctggtggtggtgattGTGCTGTGCTTCAGGTCCAAGAGAG GTAAAAGGGAAGCAGCTGCTGAATTGTCAGT CCTTCGAGCCCTAAATCAGATGACTCTTTAA